The sequence GTTATATGGAACatcagaaagaaaagaaagaaaaagaactgGGAAAAAAGTGAACGTACTGCGCGTACACTAATTCAATTACTCATGCCAACACACAAGATTAAACGAGTTTATGCAATGAATGTAGTTTTGAATTGTTATAAATTTTGGTTAGATAGGGTAACCATCAACATGGCACCAGGTGGTACGTTGAACTGGTTCTATTTATATTTGACCTAACAATAGAAGTAAACATAATCGAATTGAATTAAATGATTCAATTCCAATAAATCGTCTTAGAACAATACATTAATCAAATTCCAGACATGTCCGCTATAAAGCTGGGTCTTGGAAAGCTATTATTGAATGGCATTTGCTAGCTCGAGGACATGTCCACGGCAGAGGTCGCAGCTGGTCTCTGGAGAAGGTTTTTTTCTCTCTTATACATTCTTCACTCTTGTAATGTCATCTTAAATGAAATTGTTGTTTTCTAAAGGTTTTAGAGTATATTAAGCATAAAATATGCTGGTTTTGAATTCAGAAATTATCCTGTCTGTCGGTGAATGGCCAATTTTGATTACATCATAAGCACATAAACTGGGAATTACTTGGgctatttttgtttccaaaaggatTTTTGTGCAAAACATAACTCTTTTATGTTAGATGCAGACTGCAAGGCAAGGTTGCAATAATCACCGGCGGATCGGCAGGCATTGGGGAGGCCACTTCTCGGCTATTTGCAAATCATGGAGCCAAAATCATTATTGTAGACATTGAAGACGACGCTGGCAAGAAAGTGGCAGATTCCCTTTCTCCCTGGGCGACATATATCCACTGTGATGTGAGCAAAGAGCAAGATGTAAGCGCAGCGGTGGATATGGCCATGGAAAAGCACGGAAAACTGGACATTATGTATAATAATGCAGGAACCGTCGACAACCAAAAACTGAGCGTAGACTATGATATGCAGGAATTTGAGCGAGTGATGAATGTAAATGTAAAAGGAGTAATGCACGGCATTAAGCACGCGGCCCGAGTTATGATTCCCAAGAGAA is a genomic window of Cryptomeria japonica chromosome 7, Sugi_1.0, whole genome shotgun sequence containing:
- the LOC131056217 gene encoding short-chain dehydrogenase reductase 2a; this encodes MSTAEVAAGLWRRLQGKVAIITGGSAGIGEATSRLFANHGAKIIIVDIEDDAGKKVADSLSPWATYIHCDVSKEQDVSAAVDMAMEKHGKLDIMYNNAGTVDNQKLSVDYDMQEFERVMNVNVKGVMHGIKHAARVMIPKRKGSIISTASIAGMVGGATPYSYNASKHAVIGLTKSGAAELGKCGIRVNCISPSVVATDLVLKLMGMDASSEAKAKVEAAIEVVAPLKEAVLKAEDIAKAALYLASDESKYVSGHNIVVDGGITVVLDESSVFGKY